One window from the genome of Leptospira wolffii serovar Khorat str. Khorat-H2 encodes:
- a CDS encoding RidA family protein: protein MSVLEKIKSLGLELPPVPKAIAAYIPANRAGNFVFTSGQLPLKDGKLLLTGTLGAGLKVEDLKTATEQATLNGLAAISGIIGDLDQIQAIVKIGVFVASSPDFTEQHLVANHASNLLLEIFGEKGKHARFAVGNSALPLGSPVEVELTVSVG from the coding sequence ATGAGCGTCCTCGAAAAGATCAAATCCTTAGGGTTGGAACTCCCACCCGTCCCCAAGGCGATTGCTGCCTATATACCCGCAAATAGGGCCGGGAACTTCGTTTTTACTTCGGGACAATTGCCTCTGAAAGACGGTAAGCTTCTACTTACAGGAACCTTAGGGGCCGGATTGAAAGTGGAGGATCTGAAAACCGCAACGGAGCAAGCCACCTTAAACGGACTCGCCGCAATTTCGGGGATCATAGGAGATCTGGACCAAATCCAAGCCATCGTGAAAATCGGCGTCTTCGTTGCATCCAGTCCGGATTTCACGGAACAACATTTAGTGGCAAATCATGCGTCGAATCTTCTGCTCGAGATATTCGGAGAAAAGGGAAAGCACGCTAGATTCGCAGTCGGGAATTCCGCATTGCCGCTCGGGTCCCCGGTAGAAGTCGAACTCACGGTTTCGGTCGGATGA